The Borrelia puertoricensis genome contains the following window.
AAAAGGAGTTTAAATATGACAAAAACTAAAAATCAACATACAAGAACTAGAATGCGCAGAGCAGTTAAGAAACTGGGTAAACAAAAGGGAAAAGTAACAGATATAAGAGTAAATAATCAAGCTTTAGTAACTGATGAGAATCAAGCAAGGGTAAACTTTCTAAAATCTCTATACAGTCTACGTATGAATTTAAGTGGTGTTGCTAAGAATCTTAATGGATATGGGTATAAATATCAAAATTTCAATGAGATAATCAGAGAGATAAAGAATGTTATAAAGAGTAACAATTTAGATATTGATTTCCTGCAATGTCCAACATTTAAAGTTGTGGGAAATAATACAATTAATGTTATTACAACAACATTTTACAGTCCAAGTAGTGGGTACTGTGAGTCATTTGATACTCCAATTTACACAGAAGAATTTTCTTCTCTAGGCGCCAAGAATCAAAATACTTTATCGCAACTTGTAGGTTCATGCATAACATATCATAAAAGATATGCTCTTGTAGGATACCTATCAATAGAGAGTGAAGTTGACACTGATGCTAGTTCATCATTACCCGAGCTAGAAAATAATAGAGAGAGAGTTAAAGCTTTTGCCAAAAACAATGATGGGAATACACAAGTAAATATATCAGGAAATAATGTAGAGGATAAAAACACTGTTCATACTGACCAATCTAAATCTAAGAGCAATGTAGAGACAAATAAGTTTAAGTATTATAAAAATCTACTCATAGCAGCACGTAACATGCATAAATTTGTTCTTAATAAACCATTTAACAGTTTAGAAGAGATAAATTCTTATCTTAAATCTATTCAAGTTGGAGATGATTCGAGTATACTTGAATACTTTAATAAAAATAAAACATTAAAGAGTATACAGTATTGGTGTAATTTGATAAAAGAGTATTTTAGTAAAAGTAGTAGAGACCCAGAAAAGATAGAAAAATTTGATATATTTTTAGCTTTTGATTTAGATAAGCTTGGAAATAGTCCACTGAAATTATTTGGGCACTTATCTACTGATAAGGAATTTGATTGTTTGTTTAGAACTGCATAAAAGATAAGCCCCAATAGGGGCTTACTCATTAAAATTATTTTAATTTCGTATATCTTTTATATACATCTTCAGCAATAGGTTTTGTTTGAGAGATATATTCTTGCAGTAGGGAGATATTAAAGTTTAATGCTTTGATTGTATGTTCTGATTTTAATTTGCTTGCATCAAAAAAAGAAAATTTGGGAAAATCTTTGTTTTTCATTTTTTTCTTAGCATCAACTAAAAATCCTTGTAAATAAAGTACGTATTTTGAGAGTTCAGATTCGTATTTACTTATTGATTCTAAATTAGAATCATCTGGCATAGTTGGTTCTTTAGTTAAGGAAGCAATGGTTGTGCAATTCATAATTAGAGTAATAGCACAAATGAAAATAACTTTAAATAGTCTATTCATTATTTCTGTCCTCTTCTTTAAGCTTATTAATATAAGCTTCCATAAGCTTATTTCTCTTTAAACGTAGTGAAGCAATGCGTTTTGTATTCTCTTTACTTAAATGTTCATTAGAACTATCTATTATCTCTAAATTAATTCTTAAAATGTCATCAAATTGAGATAGTATTTTCGTGCTTTCAGCTTGTTCCCTTTTAATTAAATTATCCC
Protein-coding sequences here:
- a CDS encoding ERF family protein; the protein is MTKTKNQHTRTRMRRAVKKLGKQKGKVTDIRVNNQALVTDENQARVNFLKSLYSLRMNLSGVAKNLNGYGYKYQNFNEIIREIKNVIKSNNLDIDFLQCPTFKVVGNNTINVITTTFYSPSSGYCESFDTPIYTEEFSSLGAKNQNTLSQLVGSCITYHKRYALVGYLSIESEVDTDASSSLPELENNRERVKAFAKNNDGNTQVNISGNNVEDKNTVHTDQSKSKSNVETNKFKYYKNLLIAARNMHKFVLNKPFNSLEEINSYLKSIQVGDDSSILEYFNKNKTLKSIQYWCNLIKEYFSKSSRDPEKIEKFDIFLAFDLDKLGNSPLKLFGHLSTDKEFDCLFRTA
- a CDS encoding BBA14 family lipoprotein gives rise to the protein MNCTTIASLTKEPTMPDDSNLESISKYESELSKYVLYLQGFLVDAKKKMKNKDFPKFSFFDASKLKSEHTIKALNFNISLLQEYISQTKPIAEDVYKRYTKLK
- a CDS encoding BlyB family putative holin accessory protein, giving the protein MNLTTAKLSIDILNKFTELLKQDSNTNTQKYINIFSKVVNYFYSMYRDNLIKREQAESTKILSQFDDILRINLEIIDSSNEHLSKENTKRIASLRLKRNKLMEAYINKLKEEDRNNE